GCCGCTCGTTCCACCATCAGCCACCCGGCTCCGAGGTCCGGCAGATCCCCGCACCACGGTTCCGGCCGCACTTTGACAACATCAGAGAGGGAAGCGGCTGACGAGAAGAGGGGTCGCTCACAGATCACCGAGCTCGGCCGCGTACGGCGGCTCGGCCCCCGCCCGCGAACAGGTGATCGCCGCCGCGCGTGCCGCGAAGCGCAGCAGCCGCGTCCAGCCCTCCGCCCCGAGGGCGGCGAGCGCTTCCTCCGACAGCGCGTCCAGGGCCGAAATCCCGTGCAGCAAGGCCGCGTTCACCGTGTCACCGGCGCCGATGGTGTCCACCACGGCGATCTTCTCACCCGGCACGGAGTACTCCGCGCCGTCCCGGGTGAACACGGTCAGACCATCCCCGCCCCGGGTCACCACGACGGCCGCCGGTCCCGCGGCCAGCCACTCGCGCGGGGTGCCGCCCAGCCACTCGGCGTCCTCCGCGGACAGCTTGAGCAGCGTCACCGAGGGCAGCCAGCTCTTGAAACGCGCCCGGTAGGCGTCCGCGTCCGGGATCAGTCCCGCCCGGATGTTGGGGTCGAGCGCGGTGAACAGCCCCTGTGCGGCCGCCGTGCGCATCAGCTCCTCATAGGCGCTCGCCCCCGGTTCCAGGACGAGCGAGCAGGTGCCGAAGGACACCGCGCGCGTGCCGGCGGGCAGCGCGGCCGGAGCGGTGAACAGACGGTCGGCGGTGCCGTCGACATAGAAGGAGTACGCGGCCGACCCACCGTCGTCGATCGTGGCCACCGCCAGAGTCGTCGGCTCCGCCCCGCGCTGCACGCGCGACACGTCGACCCCCGCCCGCCGCAGCCCGTCCAGCAGGGCCTCGCCGAAGGCGTCCCGCGAGGTCCGGGAGCAGAACGCGGTGCGCGAGCCGAGGCGGCCGAGGGCTACGGCGGTGTTGTAGGGGCCGCCGCCGAGCGCCGGCTTCAGGGCCGCGAGAGCACCGGAGCCCTGCGGTACCAGGTCGATCAGTGCCTCACCGGTGACGACGATCACGAGGTGGTTCCCTTCTCCGACAGCGTGGATGACGCGGTGTGCCCGGACTCCCGGGTCCCGCCCGGCTCCTCCGGGCACCCGCAGGACGTGCGATGGACGAACGTGCACGGCAGCCGCACTGTCCTGACCGGCCGGCGCGGGTCGTCCAGGCGGTCGAGCAGCACCCGCACGGCCTCGCCGCCCAGCTCCCTGCTGGGCTGGGCGACGGCGGTGAGCCGGGGCGAGAACAGGTCGGCCCAGGTGAAGTCGTCGAAGCAGCACAGGGCGATGTCGTCGGGGACGGACAAGCCGTGCCGGCGCAGGGCGCGCAGCGCGCCGATGGTCATCGCGTTGTTGGCGGTGACCAGGGCCGTGGGCGGATCGGGGAGGGCGAGCAGGGCGGCCGTGGCCTGCTCGGCACCGGCGGCCTCCGAGTTCCCGGACACGAGGAGCCGCTCGTCGAAGGCCAGGCCGGCGGCGGTGAGACCGTCCCGGTAGCCGGAGACGCGTTCCCCGGTGGTGCTGAGGCCGGGCAGGCCCGCGACGAGGCCGATCCGACGGTGCCCCAGCCCGGCGAGGTGGGTGACCAGACGCGCGGTGGGTCCGGCGCTCTCGGCGCAGACCTGGTCGTACCAGGGCCCATCCGGGGTGGCGGCGCCTCCCACGTCCGCGCCCTCCAGCACGTCCGCGCCGATCATCCGGTCCAGGAACACGGTCGGTACGGAGTGCCGCCGGAGGTAGCCGACCAGTTCACGCGGCCGCGCGGACGGGGCGACGATCACGCCGTCCACCCGGCGTTCATGCAGCAGCTGCACGACCTTGCGCTCGTGCTCGGGATCGTCGTGCGGGTCCGCGATGAGCAGGCTGTAGCCCGCATCCAGGGCGGCGGCCTCGACGCCTTGAAGGATCTCCGTGAAGTACGGGTTGCTTATCGCCGACACCGCGAGTCCGATGGACCGGGTGCGGGAGGTCACCAGGGAGCGGGCCAGCGTGTTGGGGGTGTAGCCCAGGGCGTCGATGGCGTCCAGCACGGCCTGGCGGGTGTGGGGCAGCACCGGGCGGGTGCCGTTCAGCACGTGGGAGACGGTCGCCACGGAGACCCCGGCGCTGCGCGCGACGTCGGCCATGGTGGGCATCGCGTCTCCCTTCTCCTCCGCCCGAGCGCGGTCCTTCCGCGCCGGGACGGTATCCCATCGACCAGCCTGACGTAAACGCTTGCGTAAGCGTTTACGTCACTCACCCACCCTCTGCGGGCCGGCCCGGCCGGTTCTGCGCTCGGGACGCACGGACCCGCTCCCTACCGCCGGACCCGCTCCGGCCGCCGGAATCTCCCCGCCGCCCGGACCTGCTCCCACCATCAACCTCGCCGCCACCCGAATCCGCTCCAACCGCCGGAACCTCCCCCGCCGCCCGGACCCGCACCCTCCGCCCGGCCCGCCCCGCCCCGCCCCGGGGCCGGCCCTTCTGCCCGGGTATCGTCGCCCTGCACATCCCTTGAGCAGTGGAGTCCCAGATGCCCGCCCGACCGTCCGCGAGCCGTCGCACCGTCCTTCGAGGGGCCGCCGCGGTCCCGGCCGCCGGGCTCGGTCTGGCCGCCTGCTCGGCGCCGGGCCGGGGTGGCTCGGACCCGGCGGCCACCCCGGCCGCGCCGGTCGACCTCGGCGCCGAGAGCGAGGTCTCGAAGGGCGGGGCCAAGCTCTACCGCGACCACAACGTGATCGTCAGCCGCGACGGGAACGGCACGCTGAAGGCGTACAGCACGATCTGCACCCACGCGGGGTGTCCCATCAACAAACTGCAGGGGACCACTCTGGTCTGCCCCTGCCACGGCAGCCAGTTCGACGCCGTGACGGGCAAGGTGGTCCAGTCACCGGCCACCGAGCCCCTGGCGGAACTGCCGGTGAAGACGGCGAACGGCAGGATCATCGCGGGCCCGGGCGCCTGACCGGACAGCCGAGCCGGACCGGCCCGGCAGCGATCCGGTTCAAGTGCCGCGCGGCGAGGGCGACTTCACTCCCAGTCCCACGCGATGCCGACGATGCCCGGACGGATCCGCGGCTCGACCACGTGGACGCAGTGGTGTGGGCCGGTGACCGGCAGGTCGTGGCGGCCGCTGCGGGGTGCCGCCGGCGAGTGCTGGGCGAAGCGGTGACAGCGGACCGGCAGCGCGGCCGCGTCGAACCGGACCTGGAGGGCGTACTGGCCGCCGGGGATGGCGAAGCGGTGCAGGTACTCCCGGGCGGGCCCGGCCGTGCCGTCCTCGATGCCGTACCGGAAGAGGAAGGTGTCACCGGCGCGCAGCCGGGTGCCGAAGAGCAGCTCCGCGACCAGCACGCCGGTGTCCTGGTCCCAGCGGATCCGTCCCGTGCGGCAGTTCTCCAGCGCCCGCACTCTGATGTCGGCCGGGCGGCAGCCGGGATCTCCGTGGTGCACGGCGACGAAGCGGTCGACGCCGTCGCGGTGGGCCCGCACGATGTGGTGGGCCTCGCGGGCCGCCAGCTCGCGCCGGGCGCCGATGCGGACGCATTCGTGGTGACCCAGGGTGTGCAGCCCGCCGTCCAGCGACCAGCCCAGCTCGGCGCGGAGCCGGTCCAGGGCGTTCGAGGCCTCGGTCAGCAGGCGGTAGGAGCGTCCTGCCGGCCTGCCGGCCGTCGGGCGCTGGTCGGCCTCGGTGAGCAGCCGGATCAGTGACTCGTCCGGCAGCTGGAGGATCTCCTCCAGGGCCCGCACGGCCCTGAGCGACTCCGGCCGCTGGGGGCGGCGAGCGCCCTGCTGCCAGTAACTCAGGCTGGTGACACCGACCTTCACCCCGTACCGGGACAGATGATGCTGGACGCGCTGCAGCGGCAGCCCGCGCGCGGCGATCGCGGCGCGCAGCGCCACATGGAAGGGGCCGCCCCGCAGGGCCGTGTCCAGTTCCGCGGTGGGGAGGTGCGCGTGCTCCGTGGCATGCCGCATACCGGGGCGCCTTTCTGTGAGGTGTCGCTGCGGCTGGTCAGACCGCTGCGCTGGTGCCGGGGCCACCTCTTGGGCGCTGTGGACGCCCGTGCCTGCGCACGCCACGCCGGTACGCGTGGATGCACGGCCCCGAGTTCCTCCGCATTGAAGCGTGTTGACCAGACCCCGACAACACCTGGAACCCGCCAGGCCCTCGGAGGGCGGCGGCGCCGCGGCCGGATCCCGCAGCCGTCGGCCCCTCGCGCACCCCGCCCGCGCCGCTCGACAGGACGGCCCGTGCGCGACGCCCACGCCGCGCCGGTGCGCGGCGCCGCACGGGCCGGCCCCCGTCCGCACCCTGACCATGTCGACAAGGAGACCTGAGCGTTTCGGCGACGATCCCCGGACGGCTAGAACCTCCTCGCCGCCCGCCGCCCGCCGCCCGCCGCCCGCCGCCCGCCGCCCGCCGCCCGCCGCCCCGGCAAGCCTCCGTGTCGCCCAAGCAGGCCCCTTCCCCGGCCGTTCGCCCGTGATCGGTACCGGAGCCGGACGTGCCGTCGCCGCACACCGGTGCCGGCCTGTGGACGGACGGGCGCGCGGGTGCGGGCGTTGTCCACAGGCCCGACGCGGTGTCGGTGCTCGCCAGTAGGGTGTGAGACATGGCCGACCCCTCCAGCTACCGCCCCAGGCCGGGTGAGATCCCGGACTCCCCGGGGGTGTACAGGTTCCGTGACGAGCACCGCCGGGTGATCTACGTCGGAAAGGCGAAAAGCCTGCGCCAGCGCCTGGCGAACTACTTCCAGGACCTGGCGAACCTGCACCCGCGGACCCGGACGATGGTGACCACCGCCGCGTCCGTGGAGTGGACCGTGGTGTCCACGGAGGTCGAGGCCCTCCAGCTGGAGTACTCGTGGATCAAGGAGTACGACCCCCGGTTCAACGTCAAGTACCGCGACGACAAGAGCTACCCGTACCTCGCGGTGACGATGAACGAGGAGTTCCCGCGCGTGCAGGTGATGCGCGGTCACAAGAAGAAAGGCGTCCGGTACTTCGGTCCGTACGCGCACGCGTGGGCCATCCGCGACACCGTCGACCTGCTGCTGCGCGTCTTCCCGGTGCGCACCTGCTCGACGGGCGTCTTCAAGAACGCCGCCCGCACCGGCCGGCCCTGCCTGCTCGGCTACATCGGCAAGTGCTCCGCGCCGTGCGTCGGCCGGATCGGGCCCGAGGACCACAGGGAGCTGGCCGAGGAGTTCTGCGACTTCATGGCCGGCCGCACCGGCACCTACCTCCGCCGTCTGGAGAAGCAGATGATGGAGGCGGCCGAGGAGATGGAGTACGAGCGGGCGGCCCGGCTGCGCGACGACATCGAGGCCCTGAAGAAGGCCATGGAGAAGAACGCCGTCGTGCTCGCCGACGCGACGGACGCCGACCTCGTCGCGGTCGCCGAGGACGAGCTGGAGGCGGCGGTGCAGATCTTCCACGTGCGCGGCGGCCGGGTGCGCGGCCAGCGCGGCTGGGTGACCGACAAAGTGGAGGAGATCACCACCGGCGCCCTGGTCGAGCACGCCCTCCAGCAGCTCTACGGCGAGGAGACCGGGGACGCCGTCCCCAAGGAGGTCCTGGTCCCGGCACTGCCGGAGCCGGTCGAGCCGGTCCAGGAGTGGCTGACCGGCCGCCGCGGGTCCAACGTCTCGCTGCGCATCCCGCAGCGCGGCGACAAGAAGGCGCTCATGGAGACCGTGCAGCGCAACGCCCAGCAGGCCCTCGCCCTGCACAAGACCAAGCGCGCCTCCGACCTGACCACGCGCTCGCGTGCCCTGGAGGAGATCGCCGAGGCCCTCGACCTGGACAGCGCCCCGCTGCGGATCGAGTGCTACGACATCTCGCATCTCCAGGGGGACGACGTGGTCGCCTCCATGGTCGTCTTCGAGGACGGCCTGCAGCGCAAGAGCGAGTACCGGCGCTTCCAGATCAAGGGCTTCGCGGGCCAGGACGACGTCCGCTCCATGCACGAGGTGATCACCCGCCGCTTCAAGCGGTACCTCGCGGAGAAGGAGCGCACGGGGGAGTGGACGGAGGACTCCGAGGACGTCCTCGGAGACGGTGACGGCGCTCTGACCGGCCCGGACGCGGCCGTCAACAGCCTCAAGGACGACGACGGCCGCCCCAGGAAGTTCGCGTACCCGCCGCAGCTGGTCGTGGTCGACGGCGGCCGGCCGCAGGTCGCCGCGGCCCGGCGCGCACTGGACGAGCTGGGCATCGACGACATCGCCGTCTGCGGCCTCGCCAAGCGCCTGGAGGAGGTCTGGCTGCCGGGCGACGACGACCCGGTGGTGCTGCCCCGCACCAGCGAGGGTCTGTATCTGCTCCAGCGGGTACGGGACGAGGCCCACCGGTTCGCGATCACCTACCAGCGCACCAAACGCGCCAAGCGGTTCCGGGCCGGCCCCCTGGACGAGGTCCCCGGCCTCGGCGATACCCGCAAACAGGCGCTCATCAAGCATTTCGGCTCGGTGAAGAAGCTGCGGTCCGCCACAATCGAGCAGATCCAGGAGGTGCCGGGCATAGGCCGGAAGACGGCCGAGACCGTCGCCGCGGCCCTCGCCCAGGCGGCTCCGGCCGCACCCGCCGTCAACACGGCGACTGGAGAGATCATTGAGGACGAGGAACCCGATACGACGGCGGGTGCCTCGCGGGAGCCCGTAACCGCGGGCCTCCCGGACGAACGACGGGGGCAGGAGACATGACCGAGCACGATGCACAGCCCACAGCGGACCGAGATCCCGCTCACAGGGAGGCAGGGCAGGATCAGCCGCGAACCGCGGCCGGTCAGCAGCCCGCGGTCCAGGACGACGGAGCACAGGTGAGCACGGACGGTACACCGGCTGCAGGCCCCGACGCGGCCATCCCCGAGCTGGTGATCATCTCCGGCATGTCCGGAGCGGGACGGTCGACGGCGGCGAAGTGTCTGGAGGACCTCGGCTGGTTCGTCGTGGACAACCTCCCGCCCGCCCTCATCCCCACGATGGTGGAGCTGGGCGCCCGCTCGCAGGGCAACGTGGCGCGGATCGCGGTCGTCGTCGACGTACGCGGCCGGCGCTTCTTCGACAATCTGCGCGAGTCCCTCGCCGACCTCGACACCCGCGGCGTGACCCGGAGGATCGTCTTCCTGGAGTCCTCCGACGAGGCCCTGGTGCGCCGCTTCGAGTCGGTGCGCCGCCCGCACCCGCTGCAGGGCGAC
This genomic interval from Streptomyces sp. NBC_00557 contains the following:
- a CDS encoding LacI family DNA-binding transcriptional regulator, producing the protein MPTMADVARSAGVSVATVSHVLNGTRPVLPHTRQAVLDAIDALGYTPNTLARSLVTSRTRSIGLAVSAISNPYFTEILQGVEAAALDAGYSLLIADPHDDPEHERKVVQLLHERRVDGVIVAPSARPRELVGYLRRHSVPTVFLDRMIGADVLEGADVGGAATPDGPWYDQVCAESAGPTARLVTHLAGLGHRRIGLVAGLPGLSTTGERVSGYRDGLTAAGLAFDERLLVSGNSEAAGAEQATAALLALPDPPTALVTANNAMTIGALRALRRHGLSVPDDIALCCFDDFTWADLFSPRLTAVAQPSRELGGEAVRVLLDRLDDPRRPVRTVRLPCTFVHRTSCGCPEEPGGTRESGHTASSTLSEKGTTS
- a CDS encoding Rieske (2Fe-2S) protein; translated protein: MPARPSASRRTVLRGAAAVPAAGLGLAACSAPGRGGSDPAATPAAPVDLGAESEVSKGGAKLYRDHNVIVSRDGNGTLKAYSTICTHAGCPINKLQGTTLVCPCHGSQFDAVTGKVVQSPATEPLAELPVKTANGRIIAGPGA
- the uvrC gene encoding excinuclease ABC subunit UvrC; the encoded protein is MADPSSYRPRPGEIPDSPGVYRFRDEHRRVIYVGKAKSLRQRLANYFQDLANLHPRTRTMVTTAASVEWTVVSTEVEALQLEYSWIKEYDPRFNVKYRDDKSYPYLAVTMNEEFPRVQVMRGHKKKGVRYFGPYAHAWAIRDTVDLLLRVFPVRTCSTGVFKNAARTGRPCLLGYIGKCSAPCVGRIGPEDHRELAEEFCDFMAGRTGTYLRRLEKQMMEAAEEMEYERAARLRDDIEALKKAMEKNAVVLADATDADLVAVAEDELEAAVQIFHVRGGRVRGQRGWVTDKVEEITTGALVEHALQQLYGEETGDAVPKEVLVPALPEPVEPVQEWLTGRRGSNVSLRIPQRGDKKALMETVQRNAQQALALHKTKRASDLTTRSRALEEIAEALDLDSAPLRIECYDISHLQGDDVVASMVVFEDGLQRKSEYRRFQIKGFAGQDDVRSMHEVITRRFKRYLAEKERTGEWTEDSEDVLGDGDGALTGPDAAVNSLKDDDGRPRKFAYPPQLVVVDGGRPQVAAARRALDELGIDDIAVCGLAKRLEEVWLPGDDDPVVLPRTSEGLYLLQRVRDEAHRFAITYQRTKRAKRFRAGPLDEVPGLGDTRKQALIKHFGSVKKLRSATIEQIQEVPGIGRKTAETVAAALAQAAPAAPAVNTATGEIIEDEEPDTTAGASREPVTAGLPDERRGQET
- a CDS encoding carbohydrate kinase family protein, translating into MIVVTGEALIDLVPQGSGALAALKPALGGGPYNTAVALGRLGSRTAFCSRTSRDAFGEALLDGLRRAGVDVSRVQRGAEPTTLAVATIDDGGSAAYSFYVDGTADRLFTAPAALPAGTRAVSFGTCSLVLEPGASAYEELMRTAAAQGLFTALDPNIRAGLIPDADAYRARFKSWLPSVTLLKLSAEDAEWLGGTPREWLAAGPAAVVVTRGGDGLTVFTRDGAEYSVPGEKIAVVDTIGAGDTVNAALLHGISALDALSEEALAALGAEGWTRLLRFAARAAAITCSRAGAEPPYAAELGDL